One region of Sulfurimonas sp. C5 genomic DNA includes:
- the fliR gene encoding flagellar biosynthetic protein FliR → MQWAVIFNDANVVGFLLLFFRFAALFLAVPIFSHQNIPMTIKAAMAFFFTIVFYSSMPPLTISLDIPTIILAILSEFIFGLAIGVALQLAYHVITFAGGQISFTMGFSLASAIDPQTGVSMPIISQFLSLIALMVLFALNLHHWVLLFVDASLKTVPLGGFLMSEDFFNYTIHATSNMFLVGFMIAFPIIALSWLADVIFGMLMKTMPQFNLLVIGFPIKIMVAFVVIIATITATMLIVKGQMQEAFNTLEMFF, encoded by the coding sequence ATGCAGTGGGCAGTAATATTTAACGATGCAAATGTAGTTGGGTTTTTACTGCTTTTTTTTCGATTTGCCGCTTTATTTTTAGCAGTACCAATTTTTTCCCATCAAAATATTCCAATGACAATCAAAGCTGCCATGGCTTTTTTCTTTACAATAGTGTTTTATTCATCTATGCCGCCACTTACAATCTCACTCGATATTCCCACAATTATTTTGGCAATATTAAGTGAATTTATTTTTGGTTTGGCAATAGGTGTCGCCTTACAACTGGCGTATCATGTCATCACATTCGCAGGGGGACAGATATCGTTTACGATGGGGTTTTCACTGGCAAGTGCAATTGACCCTCAAACGGGTGTATCTATGCCTATAATTTCTCAATTTTTGTCTTTAATAGCGTTAATGGTACTATTTGCACTTAATCTGCATCACTGGGTTCTTTTATTTGTCGATGCCTCTTTAAAAACAGTCCCTTTAGGGGGCTTTTTAATGAGTGAAGATTTTTTTAATTATACGATTCATGCGACATCAAATATGTTCTTAGTAGGTTTTATGATAGCATTTCCGATTATTGCACTCTCATGGCTTGCCGATGTTATCTTTGGAATGCTAATGAAAACGATGCCTCAATTTAATCTTCTGGTCATCGGTTTCCCAATCAAAATTATGGTTGCGTTTGTAGTTATTATTGCTACGATTACGGCAACTATGCTCATTGTAAAAGGGCAGATGCAAGAGGCTTTTAACACCTTAGAGATGTTTTTTTAG
- a CDS encoding DUF3373 family protein, whose protein sequence is MNKPLLLSLVASATILGSNLSAESMYDRFEAMEAKMQSMQKELDALKAEKKSVKMSVKDDSEADDEDAKDDSSDDNADDESGDDEFDVIEAFDEMEESISEINRATSGNHLKFNVDYRYAIENLNYKMADGSKVKNDALMTNRLWLNMDWAASHQISFHGQLAYNKAFGQRSGSGSNLTPFETFDWITNENAYDDTLRVKNAYFLYKNSTFLGTDIPWTFSIGRRPSTNGHLINLRDDDHAASPQGHSINVEFDGLSSLFKLDKLTGVKGMYVKFCAGRGGTNAAPKFFSANPTTGVVNPNAPYATNKGDLGNIDLGGLIFRVYNDGQYTFDTQFYYANNLIDANIDPLTGVMTGMETVGGLYSGTASFMINGIGNGLSDYLDETTFFVSGAMSKTDPHQGHSMLGSDTSKKGYSYWVGLQMPSLVTDDGKWGFEFNHGTKYWRSITYAEDTNIGSKVAARGNAYEAYFTEYLVDEILSMQIRYTYIDYDYTGSNGFFGDSTGTPYKISDLTGTQAATTVDKAQDIRFYLRYKF, encoded by the coding sequence ATGAATAAGCCTTTATTATTATCATTGGTTGCATCAGCTACTATTCTTGGGAGTAATTTATCAGCTGAATCAATGTATGATCGCTTCGAAGCGATGGAAGCAAAAATGCAAAGTATGCAAAAAGAACTAGACGCGTTGAAAGCAGAAAAAAAATCTGTTAAGATGAGCGTAAAAGATGATTCGGAAGCGGATGATGAGGATGCTAAAGATGATTCCTCAGATGACAATGCGGATGATGAATCAGGTGATGATGAATTTGATGTTATCGAAGCATTTGATGAGATGGAAGAAAGTATTTCTGAAATCAACAGAGCTACGAGTGGAAATCATTTAAAGTTTAATGTTGATTATAGATATGCTATTGAAAATCTTAACTACAAAATGGCTGACGGTTCTAAAGTAAAAAATGATGCCTTAATGACAAATAGACTATGGTTAAATATGGATTGGGCAGCTTCACACCAAATTAGTTTCCATGGACAGCTTGCCTACAACAAAGCATTTGGACAAAGAAGTGGTTCTGGAAGTAATCTGACACCATTTGAAACTTTTGACTGGATTACGAATGAGAATGCATACGATGATACACTCCGTGTAAAAAATGCTTACTTCTTATATAAGAACTCAACATTTTTAGGGACTGACATTCCATGGACATTCAGTATCGGTCGCCGTCCTTCAACTAATGGTCACCTTATTAATCTAAGAGATGATGATCATGCTGCATCACCACAAGGACATTCTATCAATGTTGAGTTTGACGGTTTAAGCTCTTTATTTAAACTTGATAAACTTACTGGTGTTAAAGGGATGTATGTAAAATTCTGTGCAGGTCGCGGTGGTACAAATGCTGCACCTAAATTTTTCTCTGCAAATCCTACTACGGGTGTAGTAAATCCAAATGCACCATATGCAACAAATAAAGGTGATTTAGGGAATATTGATCTAGGTGGACTTATTTTCAGAGTTTACAATGACGGACAATATACATTTGATACACAATTCTACTATGCTAACAATTTAATTGATGCAAATATTGATCCACTTACTGGTGTAATGACTGGTATGGAAACTGTAGGTGGTCTCTATAGTGGTACTGCTAGTTTTATGATAAACGGTATCGGTAACGGCTTAAGCGACTACCTAGATGAAACTACTTTCTTTGTAAGCGGTGCTATGAGTAAAACTGATCCTCATCAGGGTCATAGTATGTTAGGCTCAGACACATCTAAAAAAGGTTATTCTTATTGGGTTGGTTTACAAATGCCTTCATTAGTTACTGATGACGGTAAATGGGGATTTGAGTTTAATCACGGTACAAAATACTGGAGAAGCATCACATATGCTGAAGATACAAATATAGGTTCAAAAGTTGCCGCTCGCGGTAATGCTTATGAGGCATATTTTACAGAATACCTTGTAGATGAGATATTATCTATGCAAATACGTTATACATATATCGATTATGATTACACTGGAAGTAATGGATTCTTTGGAGATTCGACAGGAACTCCATATAAAATTTCAGATCTTACGGGTACTCAAGCAGCTACAACTGTAGA
- a CDS encoding ABC transporter ATP-binding protein, whose protein sequence is MEILEANNLSHSFDYELFKDVNFSLNKKESIAIIGISGSGKSTLLHIISSLLKPQSGSVKLFGEDIYMLKQNRLAQIKRDKIGLVFQSHYLFRGLSAYENLEVAEILSGQPIDNDLLKRLDIAHCMKQKVTELSGGQQQRVSIARVLTKKPQLIFADEPTGNLDTKTAHEVMEMFFEYCEQNEAGMVLVTHDNQLAHLCDKVYRLEDKELKREK, encoded by the coding sequence ATGGAAATTTTAGAAGCAAACAACCTTTCCCATTCATTTGATTATGAACTCTTCAAAGATGTAAATTTTTCTTTAAATAAAAAAGAATCTATAGCAATCATTGGTATTAGCGGAAGCGGAAAATCTACTTTATTACATATAATCTCTTCACTATTAAAACCGCAAAGCGGAAGTGTAAAGCTTTTTGGTGAAGATATATATATGTTAAAGCAAAACAGGTTGGCACAAATTAAAAGAGATAAGATAGGACTTGTATTTCAGTCACATTATTTGTTCCGTGGTCTTTCTGCTTATGAAAACTTAGAAGTTGCAGAGATCTTGTCAGGACAGCCTATCGATAATGACCTTTTAAAACGACTTGATATCGCACACTGTATGAAGCAAAAAGTAACCGAGCTTTCAGGCGGCCAGCAGCAACGCGTTTCAATTGCCAGAGTTTTAACAAAAAAACCGCAACTTATTTTTGCTGACGAACCGACAGGAAATTTGGATACTAAAACCGCTCATGAAGTGATGGAGATGTTCTTTGAGTATTGTGAGCAGAATGAAGCAGGTATGGTACTGGTAACTCACGATAACCAATTGGCTCATTTGTGTGACAAAGTATACAGACTTGAAGACAAAGAGTTAAAAAGAGAAAAATAG
- a CDS encoding NAD(P)/FAD-dependent oxidoreductase: MQKSDKTKIVIIGGGYAGLKALQNLCKDPKYEITLIDKNAYHFMQTDVYDLIANEYDFAQVCVDLFTYCTGFKNEVTFLKQEVKNVDFNNKKVITDSQRITYDYLVIAVGAQTKFVSSISGLKEFGHGIKALNRAMYFKQKFEMSLFQKIDKEGSYCKPLSIVIAGAGLSGVEIAAQMASFAKDFYEQNHFLCRKLSIVLINSSEHILKGLDKYLVECSEKHLEELAVIIKNNVRVESLTESHVTLNNGEILEMDFMIFTGGIEPNGVVANLKLSKNKFGFLEINEYLQSVDYEDVFIVGDCSTLYDQDNNKLPPTADIAEQMGTLAAKNIRKMEKKKQLLKSRIKQRGILIALGRNYACGKVYGIYLKGCIAHLMKKSIEKIHLYFLDRQSKKGCKKIFCTPQD, from the coding sequence ATGCAAAAGTCCGATAAAACAAAAATAGTGATCATTGGCGGTGGATATGCCGGTTTAAAAGCTTTACAAAATCTTTGTAAAGATCCTAAATACGAAATTACTCTGATCGATAAGAATGCATACCATTTTATGCAGACAGACGTTTATGATCTGATCGCAAATGAATATGATTTTGCACAAGTCTGTGTTGATCTTTTTACGTACTGCACTGGGTTTAAAAACGAAGTCACTTTTCTAAAGCAAGAAGTGAAAAATGTAGACTTCAATAATAAAAAAGTAATTACAGATTCTCAAAGAATAACTTACGATTATCTTGTTATAGCTGTAGGTGCTCAAACTAAGTTTGTCTCAAGTATCAGCGGTTTAAAAGAGTTCGGACACGGTATTAAAGCACTCAATCGTGCAATGTACTTTAAACAAAAGTTTGAGATGAGCCTGTTTCAAAAAATAGATAAAGAGGGGAGTTACTGTAAACCTCTAAGCATTGTAATAGCAGGAGCAGGACTCAGCGGTGTTGAAATAGCAGCACAAATGGCCTCATTTGCAAAAGACTTTTATGAACAAAATCATTTTTTATGTAGAAAACTGAGTATTGTTTTGATTAACTCTTCAGAGCATATTTTAAAAGGCTTGGATAAATATTTAGTTGAGTGTTCCGAAAAACATTTGGAAGAACTTGCCGTGATAATCAAAAATAATGTGAGAGTTGAAAGTCTTACAGAATCACATGTAACTTTGAATAATGGTGAGATTTTAGAGATGGATTTTATGATTTTTACCGGAGGTATTGAACCAAATGGTGTCGTGGCAAATCTAAAACTTTCAAAAAACAAATTCGGCTTTTTGGAGATTAATGAGTATCTTCAAAGTGTGGATTACGAGGATGTATTCATCGTAGGAGATTGCTCAACATTGTATGATCAAGATAATAACAAATTACCCCCGACGGCAGACATAGCGGAGCAAATGGGTACTTTGGCAGCAAAAAACATTAGGAAAATGGAGAAAAAAAAGCAACTTCTAAAAAGCAGAATCAAACAAAGAGGAATCTTGATTGCACTTGGTAGAAACTATGCTTGTGGAAAAGTTTATGGTATCTACTTAAAAGGGTGCATTGCTCATCTTATGAAAAAGAGCATAGAGAAAATACATCTGTATTTCTTGGATAGACAATCAAAAAAAGGGTGCAAAAAAATATTTTGTACTCCACAAGATTAA
- the tsf gene encoding translation elongation factor Ts, with the protein MAAVTAAMVKELREATDAPMMDCKKVLVEADGDMEKAKELLKERGIAKAAKKADRVAAEGLVGLKISDDFSKATVVEINSETDFVAQNEGFKDLVLKTTEEVFNTNPSDVEGVMNTEFGSYFTEKVAKIGEKIELRRFGTLEAEDDTVAMNAYVHSNNRIAVIVKAKCDSAKTAEGMKDVLKQVAMHASAMKPQVLSYKDFTTEFVESETKGRIEAIKKENEELARLGKTLKNVPSFVSMVQLTDEIMKKAEEDIKADLAAQGKPEKIWDKIIPGSLARFVDDNTTLDKEQALLDQTYVLDDKKTVAEAVETAAKALGGTAEIVDFIRLEVGEGIEKQADDFAAEVAAQMA; encoded by the coding sequence ATGGCAGCAGTAACAGCAGCAATGGTTAAGGAGCTAAGAGAAGCAACTGATGCTCCAATGATGGATTGTAAAAAAGTTTTAGTTGAAGCTGATGGAGATATGGAAAAAGCGAAAGAGCTTCTAAAAGAAAGAGGTATCGCTAAAGCAGCTAAAAAAGCTGATAGAGTAGCAGCTGAAGGTCTTGTAGGTCTTAAAATTTCTGATGATTTCTCTAAAGCTACAGTTGTTGAGATTAACTCTGAAACTGACTTCGTTGCTCAAAATGAAGGTTTCAAAGATTTAGTTCTTAAAACAACTGAAGAAGTTTTCAACACTAATCCTAGCGATGTTGAAGGTGTAATGAATACTGAATTCGGTTCATACTTCACTGAAAAAGTTGCAAAAATCGGTGAGAAGATTGAACTTCGTCGTTTCGGTACTTTAGAAGCTGAAGACGATACTGTTGCAATGAACGCTTATGTTCACTCTAACAACAGAATCGCTGTTATCGTAAAAGCTAAATGTGACTCTGCAAAAACTGCTGAAGGTATGAAAGATGTACTTAAGCAAGTTGCAATGCACGCATCTGCTATGAAACCACAAGTTTTAAGCTACAAAGATTTCACAACTGAATTCGTAGAGTCTGAAACTAAAGGTCGTATCGAAGCAATCAAAAAAGAAAATGAAGAGTTAGCACGTTTAGGTAAAACACTTAAAAACGTTCCATCTTTCGTTTCTATGGTGCAATTAACTGACGAGATCATGAAAAAAGCTGAAGAAGATATCAAAGCTGATCTTGCAGCTCAAGGTAAACCTGAAAAAATCTGGGACAAAATCATCCCTGGTTCACTTGCTCGTTTCGTAGATGATAACACTACTCTAGATAAAGAGCAAGCATTACTTGACCAAACTTACGTACTTGACGATAAAAAAACAGTAGCAGAGGCTGTTGAAACTGCTGCTAAAGCTCTTGGCGGTACTGCTGAGATCGTTGACTTTATCCGTCTTGAAGTTGGTGAAGGTATCGAAAAACAAGCAGATGACTTCGCAGCTGAAGTTGCTGCACAAATGGCTTAA
- the rpsB gene encoding 30S ribosomal protein S2, with the protein MVTMKDLLECGVHFGHQTRRWNPKMKKFIFGVRKNIYILDLQKTLRYFRNTYQIVVDAAAEGKTVLFVGTKKQARNSVREAAIACGMPYVDNRWLGGMLTNFPTIQKSIRKLDVISEMQENGQINLLTKKEALMLSRTKEKLEMYFGGIRDMKKLPDMLFIIDAAKEHTAVLEAKRLGIPVVAPLDTNCDPDLITYPIPGNDDAIRSIQLFCREMAAAINEGKALREGGADNSVEEASEEAATEEVAAEETVETTEEA; encoded by the coding sequence ATGGTAACTATGAAAGACCTATTAGAATGTGGTGTACACTTCGGTCACCAAACTCGTCGTTGGAATCCAAAAATGAAAAAATTCATTTTCGGTGTTCGTAAAAATATCTATATTTTAGATTTACAAAAAACTTTACGTTACTTCCGTAACACTTACCAAATCGTAGTAGACGCTGCTGCTGAAGGTAAAACTGTACTTTTCGTTGGTACAAAAAAACAAGCTCGTAACTCTGTTCGTGAAGCTGCTATCGCTTGTGGTATGCCTTACGTAGATAACAGATGGTTAGGTGGTATGCTTACTAACTTCCCAACTATCCAAAAATCTATCCGTAAACTTGATGTAATTTCAGAAATGCAAGAAAATGGACAAATCAACCTTTTAACTAAAAAAGAAGCTTTAATGCTTTCTAGAACTAAAGAGAAGTTAGAAATGTATTTCGGTGGTATCCGTGATATGAAAAAACTTCCAGATATGCTTTTCATTATCGATGCTGCTAAAGAACACACAGCAGTATTAGAAGCAAAAAGACTTGGAATCCCAGTTGTAGCTCCACTAGATACTAACTGTGACCCAGACCTTATCACTTACCCAATTCCAGGTAATGATGATGCTATCCGTTCAATTCAACTTTTCTGTCGTGAAATGGCTGCTGCTATTAACGAAGGTAAAGCTTTAAGAGAAGGTGGTGCTGACAATTCTGTTGAAGAGGCATCTGAAGAAGCAGCAACTGAAGAAGTGGCAGCTGAAGAAACAGTAGAAACTACAGAGGAAGCGTAA